From the genome of Pseudomonadota bacterium, one region includes:
- a CDS encoding EAL domain-containing protein yields MDADAKGSATPRRKKPRVPSRQAAPQRGAAELDISALERRQADAVEEPTSTPGIVGIGASAGGLEALRTFVAHLPVQSTLAYVIAQHLSPTHQSMLVPLLARETRLQVQEVRDGERPRANVVYITPAGWNIALRDHTLHLTAATAPGTPKPSVDQFFASLAEDLGEAALAVVLSGTGSDGARGMRAIRAAGGSTFAQDEGSAKYNGMPRAAVESGCVDYVLPPDAIARQLEAVARLAPASDRDLGGDAGADLLERIFKLVHSQTGIDFHHYKETTVGRRIRRRMAATACGTEQDYLALLSRQPEEVQRLSREILISVTSFFRESSAFDALRLVIDEIVSGKPDNDDIRVWIAGCATGEEAYSVAMLFMEAIKRDQRRLRLQVFATDIDAAALARARRGVFPREELVSVPEDHGRGYFTRSGDFVQVTKSLREAVLFSAHDLLRDPPFLRLDLLTCRNVLIYFKPDVQSRMLRSFHGALRSGGRLFLGRSETTHQQDHLFAAIDDQARIFARLDQAATAGAERARSVAPRVRSERPLTRARRPLAERVLQSLHQYLLPAAVVVDEGLNLQHVFGDVTEFVALQPGTPNLNLYSLAAPNLRAEIRSMVMKAQRTPQKPLSHVVLQRANDRAVRIGVAVLPREENEPTLYLVSLQFIDKPRRANGAASAGNSPEYQHQLRALEDQLSATREHLHSVIEELENSNEELQSLNEELSSANEELQSTNEEMETSNEELQSTNEELTTVNEELETKTHELIRLNSDLRNVKDSLRYPLVVLDEFLRVTLYNPPAMRLFDLTPASLGESLFSLPSSLDLGDLRVRLEAVIATGTTYARQFSGDVCHLLQVDPYIDEANHRKGVVLTFVDNTGIKRAEASLERLAAQIEASERFTRSTIDALPMQICVVDDGGAIVTVNRAWDDFINGNAGLQRHCGVGSNYLEVCERARHAGDALAGQFLEGLREVMDGHRETFALEYPCHGPDAMRWFEATCSRFQGDGPRYVVVAHEDITQRKSREHLVDLQARALDSSSNGIVITEARDGNYPLIFVNRAFEDITGYGRDEVLGQDLRFLQGSDTVQPNLTRVRSALLAHHEERTLLRNYRKDGSMFWNELSIYPIVDADDKPRYFVGVQRDLTARVAGEEALRAARERERLALSFAGIGMFSWDVRGGHIDASEIMLRLLGRAGLAGNLEQDSFRGLVHEADRPLFDDAVRLCLAGHESLDIEYCILWSDDSTRWLHTKGDVENGASGLPERMLCLSQDITQRKESDERVRFIAHHDALTGLPNRTLLRDRLQQALNTARRQRTKVAVAFVDLDHFKHINDSLGHHVGDLILQAVGNRLRAITRDSDTICRHSGDEYIVLLPNVHDSGEVAHVAEKIVEALSQPYPVGSDELIVTPSVGLSLYPDDGDTVDTLIRNADAAMYHAKGSGRRTFQFFLPAMNEKEQNRLLVTTELRRALERGELRVHYQPQIAIGDGHLVGIEALVRWQHPERGLVYPAAFIPIAEDYELVMLLGEWVLREACQQAHDWYRRGLPMAPMAVNFSAVQFRQRNIIAKVAQVLSDSGLPAELLEIELTESAIMHSGSDTTEVLDNLRRLGIRLAIDDFGTGYSSLQHLRHFSIDKLKIDRSFIADLPRDDNAAAIVRAMVMLGRSLGLEVVAEGVETRQQWEFLRTLECGSFQGFYQTAPLDAPSFEVMLRGLPPRA; encoded by the coding sequence ATGGATGCGGATGCGAAGGGATCAGCAACACCCCGCAGAAAAAAACCCCGTGTACCGAGTCGACAGGCAGCCCCGCAACGCGGCGCCGCGGAGCTCGACATCTCCGCCCTCGAGCGCCGGCAAGCGGACGCCGTTGAAGAACCGACAAGCACGCCCGGCATCGTAGGCATAGGTGCATCCGCCGGAGGACTCGAGGCCCTGCGCACCTTCGTCGCCCACCTTCCCGTGCAATCGACGCTCGCCTACGTCATCGCCCAACATCTCTCGCCCACGCATCAAAGCATGCTGGTGCCCTTGCTCGCGCGTGAAACCAGGCTGCAGGTGCAGGAGGTGCGCGACGGCGAACGGCCGCGCGCCAATGTCGTCTACATCACGCCGGCAGGCTGGAACATCGCCTTGCGCGATCACACGCTGCATCTCACCGCGGCGACCGCACCAGGCACGCCCAAGCCGTCGGTCGACCAGTTCTTCGCCTCGCTCGCCGAAGACCTCGGCGAAGCGGCGCTGGCGGTGGTGTTGTCCGGCACCGGCTCCGACGGCGCGCGCGGCATGCGCGCGATACGCGCCGCCGGTGGCAGCACCTTCGCGCAGGACGAAGGCAGCGCCAAGTACAACGGCATGCCACGCGCCGCCGTCGAGTCCGGCTGCGTGGACTACGTACTGCCGCCCGACGCCATCGCGCGCCAGCTCGAGGCCGTCGCGCGGCTGGCGCCCGCCAGCGACCGGGACCTCGGCGGTGATGCCGGCGCCGACCTGTTGGAGCGCATCTTCAAGCTGGTGCACAGCCAGACCGGCATCGACTTTCACCATTACAAGGAAACCACCGTCGGTCGCCGCATCCGTCGCCGCATGGCGGCCACCGCCTGCGGCACGGAACAGGACTACCTCGCACTGCTATCGCGGCAACCCGAGGAGGTCCAGCGCCTGTCCCGGGAGATCCTGATATCCGTCACCTCGTTCTTTCGCGAGTCGTCGGCCTTCGACGCACTGCGCCTGGTGATCGACGAGATCGTGAGCGGCAAGCCCGACAACGATGACATCCGCGTGTGGATTGCCGGCTGTGCGACCGGCGAGGAAGCCTACTCGGTCGCCATGTTGTTCATGGAGGCCATCAAGCGCGATCAGCGTCGCCTGCGCCTGCAGGTGTTCGCGACCGACATCGACGCCGCCGCGCTTGCCAGGGCGCGGCGCGGCGTGTTCCCGCGCGAGGAACTGGTGAGCGTGCCGGAAGATCACGGGCGTGGCTACTTCACGCGCAGCGGCGACTTCGTGCAGGTCACCAAGTCACTGCGCGAAGCGGTGTTGTTCTCGGCCCACGACCTGCTGCGCGACCCGCCTTTCCTGCGCCTCGATTTGCTGACCTGCCGCAATGTACTGATCTATTTCAAGCCCGACGTCCAGAGCCGCATGTTGCGCAGCTTCCATGGCGCCTTGCGCAGCGGCGGGCGCCTGTTCCTCGGACGCTCCGAGACCACTCACCAACAGGACCACCTGTTCGCGGCCATCGACGACCAGGCGCGCATCTTCGCGCGCCTCGACCAGGCGGCCACGGCCGGCGCCGAACGCGCGCGCTCCGTCGCACCGCGCGTGCGCAGCGAACGGCCGCTGACACGCGCGCGACGCCCGCTCGCCGAGCGTGTTCTGCAGTCGCTGCACCAGTACCTGCTGCCCGCCGCGGTGGTGGTCGATGAAGGCTTGAACCTGCAGCACGTGTTCGGCGACGTCACCGAATTCGTCGCCCTGCAACCCGGCACCCCGAACCTGAATCTCTATTCGCTGGCCGCGCCGAACCTGCGCGCGGAGATCCGCTCGATGGTGATGAAAGCCCAGCGCACGCCGCAAAAACCGCTCAGCCACGTCGTGCTCCAGCGTGCCAATGATCGCGCGGTACGGATCGGCGTGGCCGTGTTGCCGCGCGAAGAGAACGAGCCGACCCTGTACCTGGTCAGCCTGCAGTTCATCGACAAACCGCGTCGCGCCAATGGCGCCGCGAGCGCTGGCAACTCGCCGGAGTACCAGCACCAGCTGCGCGCACTGGAAGACCAGCTGTCGGCCACGCGCGAGCACCTGCATTCCGTCATCGAAGAGCTCGAAAACAGCAACGAGGAATTGCAGTCCCTCAACGAGGAGCTGTCGTCGGCCAACGAAGAGCTGCAGTCGACCAACGAGGAGATGGAGACCTCCAACGAAGAACTGCAGTCGACCAACGAAGAGCTCACCACCGTCAACGAGGAGCTCGAGACCAAGACCCATGAATTGATTCGTCTGAACAGCGACCTGCGCAACGTCAAGGACAGCCTGCGCTATCCGCTGGTGGTGCTCGATGAATTCCTGCGCGTGACGCTCTACAACCCGCCCGCCATGCGGCTTTTCGACCTCACACCCGCCAGCCTCGGTGAAAGCCTGTTTTCGCTGCCGTCGAGTCTCGACCTCGGCGATCTGAGGGTTCGCCTCGAAGCGGTGATTGCCACCGGCACCACCTACGCTCGCCAATTCAGCGGCGACGTCTGCCACCTGCTGCAGGTCGATCCCTATATCGACGAAGCCAATCACCGCAAGGGCGTGGTGCTGACCTTCGTCGACAACACCGGTATCAAGCGCGCCGAGGCCAGCCTCGAACGCCTGGCGGCGCAGATCGAAGCTTCCGAACGCTTCACGCGCTCGACCATCGATGCACTGCCGATGCAGATCTGCGTGGTGGATGACGGCGGTGCAATCGTGACCGTCAACCGCGCCTGGGACGACTTCATCAATGGCAACGCCGGACTGCAGCGTCATTGTGGCGTGGGCAGCAACTACCTCGAGGTGTGCGAGCGTGCGCGCCACGCGGGCGACGCCCTGGCCGGGCAATTCCTCGAAGGCCTGCGCGAGGTGATGGACGGACACCGTGAGACCTTCGCGCTCGAATATCCCTGCCATGGACCCGACGCGATGCGCTGGTTCGAAGCGACCTGCTCACGCTTTCAGGGGGACGGCCCGCGCTACGTGGTGGTTGCCCACGAAGACATCACCCAGCGCAAGTCGCGCGAGCACCTGGTCGACCTGCAGGCCCGCGCCCTCGACAGCAGCAGCAACGGCATCGTCATCACCGAGGCGCGCGACGGCAACTATCCGCTGATATTCGTCAATCGCGCCTTCGAAGACATCACCGGCTACGGTCGCGACGAAGTGCTGGGCCAGGACCTGCGCTTCCTGCAGGGCAGCGACACCGTGCAACCCAACCTCACGCGCGTGCGCAGCGCGCTGCTCGCGCACCACGAGGAGCGCACGCTGTTGCGCAACTATCGCAAGGATGGCTCGATGTTCTGGAATGAGCTGTCGATCTACCCGATTGTCGACGCCGACGATAAACCGCGCTACTTCGTCGGCGTGCAACGCGACCTGACGGCGCGGGTGGCGGGCGAGGAAGCCTTGCGCGCCGCGCGCGAACGCGAGCGCCTGGCCCTGTCGTTCGCCGGCATCGGCATGTTCTCGTGGGACGTGCGCGGCGGTCATATCGATGCCAGCGAGATCATGCTGCGCCTGCTGGGCCGGGCCGGCCTTGCCGGCAACCTCGAACAGGACAGTTTTCGCGGTCTCGTCCATGAAGCCGACCGGCCGCTGTTCGACGATGCCGTGCGCCTGTGCCTGGCCGGCCACGAGTCGCTGGACATCGAGTACTGCATCCTGTGGTCCGACGACAGCACCCGCTGGCTGCACACCAAGGGCGATGTGGAGAACGGCGCGAGCGGCCTGCCCGAACGCATGCTGTGCCTGAGCCAGGACATCACGCAACGCAAGGAGTCCGATGAGCGCGTGCGCTTCATAGCTCATCACGACGCCCTGACCGGCCTGCCCAATCGCACCCTGCTGCGTGACCGTCTGCAGCAGGCGCTCAACACCGCACGGCGCCAGCGCACCAAGGTGGCGGTGGCGTTCGTCGACCTGGACCACTTCAAACACATCAATGATTCGCTCGGCCACCACGTGGGCGATCTCATCCTGCAGGCGGTGGGCAACCGTCTGCGCGCCATCACGCGTGACAGCGACACCATCTGTCGTCACAGTGGCGACGAATACATCGTGCTGTTACCGAACGTGCACGATTCAGGCGAAGTGGCGCACGTGGCCGAGAAGATCGTCGAAGCCTTGTCGCAGCCCTACCCGGTCGGCAGTGATGAGCTGATAGTCACACCCAGCGTGGGCTTGAGCCTGTATCCCGATGATGGCGACACCGTCGACACCCTGATCCGCAATGCCGACGCGGCGATGTACCACGCCAAGGGCAGCGGCAGGCGCACTTTCCAGTTTTTCCTGCCGGCCATGAACGAAAAGGAGCAGAACCGGCTGCTCGTCACCACCGAACTGCGGCGCGCGCTGGAGCGCGGTGAACTGCGGGTGCATTACCAGCCGCAGATAGCCATCGGCGACGGCCACCTGGTCGGTATCGAGGCGCTGGTGCGCTGGCAGCACCCCGAGCGCGGCCTGGTCTACCCCGCCGCGTTCATCCCCATCGCGGAGGATTACGAACTGGTGATGCTGCTTGGCGAGTGGGTGCTGCGCGAGGCCTGCCAGCAGGCGCACGACTGGTACCGGCGCGGCTTGCCGATGGCGCCGATGGCGGTCAACTTCTCCGCCGTGCAGTTTCGACAGCGCAACATCATCGCCAAGGTCGCGCAGGTCTTGTCCGATTCCGGCCTGCCAGCCGAGCTGCTCGAGATCGAACTGACCGAGAGCGCCATCATGCACAGCGGCAGCGACACCACCGAAGTGCTCGACAATCTCCGGCGTCTCGGCATTCGTCTGGCCATCGACGACTTCGGCACGGGTTACTCGAGCTTGCAGCACCTGCGGCACTTCTCCATCGACAAGCTCAAAATCGACCGCAGCTTCATCGCCGATTTGCCGCGCGACGACAACGCCGCGGCCATCGTGCGCGCGATGGTCATGCTCGGTCGCAGTCTTGGCCTCGAAGTGGTGGCCGAAGGCGTCGAGACCCGCCAGCAATGGGAGTTCCTGCGCACGCTCGAATGCGGGTCCTTCCAGGGCTTCTACCAGACCGCGCCGCTGGACGCGCCGAGCTTCGAGGTCATGTTGCGCGGGCTGCCGCCGCGAGCTTGA
- a CDS encoding nuclear transport factor 2 family protein, with amino-acid sequence MDQATHTHGTVEDYIDMWNVEDAVERRALVERVWTSDAQSTDPIADVRGHDAIEQHVKNIRAQFPGHRIARTGAVDQHHDRLRFSWALSDAGGATVMTGIDVVRLAADGRFAELSGYFDAAV; translated from the coding sequence ATGGACCAAGCTACCCACACCCACGGCACCGTTGAAGACTACATCGACATGTGGAACGTGGAGGATGCCGTCGAGCGTCGCGCGCTGGTCGAGCGCGTATGGACGAGCGATGCGCAATCGACAGACCCCATCGCCGACGTACGGGGTCACGACGCCATCGAACAACACGTCAAGAACATCCGCGCGCAGTTCCCCGGACATCGCATTGCGCGCACCGGCGCGGTCGACCAGCATCACGATCGTCTGCGTTTTTCCTGGGCCTTGAGTGATGCCGGGGGCGCGACGGTGATGACCGGCATCGACGTCGTGCGCCTCGCGGCCGACGGTCGCTTCGCCGAACTGAGCGGCTACTTCGACGCGGCGGTCTGA
- a CDS encoding DUF779 domain-containing protein produces the protein MADDIQHQGVARVDATAAAVALIEALQLAHGPLMFHQSGGCCDGSAPMCYPRGEFRVGARDVYLGSVADTPFYISGPQFEVWQHTRLMLDVVVGRGSGFSLESPHGVRFLIRSRLFTEDEQAALRQAGPPPRGAVGD, from the coding sequence ATGGCTGACGACATTCAGCACCAGGGCGTCGCGCGGGTCGACGCCACCGCCGCGGCGGTGGCGCTGATCGAGGCGTTGCAGTTGGCCCACGGACCGCTGATGTTCCACCAGTCGGGTGGCTGCTGCGACGGCAGCGCGCCGATGTGCTACCCACGCGGTGAGTTTCGGGTCGGCGCGCGCGACGTCTACCTGGGGTCCGTCGCCGACACCCCGTTCTATATCAGCGGCCCGCAATTCGAAGTGTGGCAGCACACTCGGCTGATGCTGGACGTGGTGGTGGGCCGAGGCAGCGGCTTCTCGCTGGAGTCGCCGCATGGTGTGCGCTTCCTGATCCGTTCGCGGCTGTTCACGGAAGACGAGCAGGCCGCCCTGCGGCAGGCTGGTCCGCCGCCGCGTGGCGCGGTCGGCGACTGA